In Acidobacteriota bacterium, the genomic stretch TCTCCATCGACAGATCGCAGCGCGTGTTCCTGGGGAACGAACCGGTGAACATCAACGAGATCGGTGCGAAGCTGCGCGCGAAGATCCGCGACCCTGAGCACCAGGCCATCTATTTGCGCGCCGACGAGAACGTGCCGTTCGGCGCGTTCGCTACCGTGATGGACGCGGTCAAGTCAGCCGGCATCACCAACGTGAGCATCGTGACGGAGCCGATCAAGGAAAGTGGCACGCAGCGCTGACATCTACGCTGACGAGCAGCAGTGGAC encodes the following:
- a CDS encoding biopolymer transporter ExbD, with the protein product MAFTNARGRTQTSLSEINVTPFVDVVLVLLIIFMITAPVLQSGIEVAVPKTKMVKEITEERIVISIDRSQRVFLGNEPVNINEIGAKLRAKIRDPEHQAIYLRADENVPFGAFATVMDAVKSAGITNVSIVTEPIKESGTQR